In Panacibacter ginsenosidivorans, the following proteins share a genomic window:
- a CDS encoding FIST signal transduction protein, with amino-acid sequence MKTKSIRGNSAEEIRTALAQSMTDGFKPTLAITFLSVKQDREELCKTLDDAGIAIYGVTSNGEFTGEGITAGEIAIMLLDINPTHFSIFFEEFSEKNYRQTTQYIARKALETFAHPCFLIAGSNLNTDAEELLHGFEDIFGKQVNVYGGMAGDDMMFKEQFVFTNDKSSNNGMVAIALDEDKISIKGKATHGWNAVGTEKTVTKSTGNHVYTIDDTPVLDLVIKYGGLKNVTPENFAIEHSIALPLQLQRESGDPVIRAGLVVDWNDRSYYCSGAMPQGSKVRFSIPPDFDVIEKVISGCEDLKATEMPEADALLLFSCAGRLLSLGPLISEEIEGVRKVWDVPMAGMFSNAELARATNGNLEMHGLTACAVVLKEK; translated from the coding sequence ATGAAAACAAAATCAATCCGGGGAAATTCAGCAGAAGAAATTAGGACAGCTTTGGCGCAAAGCATGACCGATGGTTTTAAACCAACCTTAGCTATTACATTTCTTTCTGTAAAACAAGATCGTGAAGAACTGTGTAAAACTTTAGATGATGCAGGCATTGCCATTTATGGCGTAACGTCCAATGGAGAGTTTACCGGAGAAGGGATAACCGCAGGCGAGATAGCTATTATGTTGCTTGATATTAACCCCACACACTTCAGCATTTTCTTTGAAGAATTTTCTGAAAAAAATTACAGGCAAACCACGCAGTACATTGCCAGGAAAGCATTGGAAACATTTGCGCATCCGTGTTTCCTTATTGCTGGCAGTAACCTCAACACCGATGCAGAAGAATTGCTGCATGGCTTTGAAGACATTTTTGGAAAACAGGTAAATGTATATGGCGGCATGGCGGGAGATGATATGATGTTTAAAGAGCAATTTGTTTTCACCAATGACAAATCCAGTAACAATGGCATGGTAGCAATTGCCCTTGATGAAGACAAAATAAGTATAAAAGGAAAGGCTACGCATGGCTGGAATGCAGTGGGCACAGAAAAAACCGTCACAAAAAGTACCGGCAATCATGTTTATACGATTGATGATACCCCGGTATTAGACCTTGTAATAAAATATGGAGGCCTTAAAAATGTAACACCTGAAAACTTTGCAATAGAACATTCTATCGCATTGCCATTACAATTGCAGCGGGAAAGCGGAGACCCTGTGATAAGAGCTGGTCTGGTAGTAGATTGGAATGACCGTTCATATTACTGCAGTGGCGCGATGCCACAAGGTTCTAAAGTCCGGTTCTCGATACCCCCTGATTTTGATGTGATAGAAAAAGTGATCAGTGGGTGCGAAGATCTGAAAGCAACTGAAATGCCGGAAGCAGATGCCCTGCTCTTGTTTAGCTGTGCAGGCAGGCTTCTTTCTTTGGGGCCTTTGATCAGCGAAGAAATAGAAGGTGTAAGAAAAGTGTGGGATGTACCTATGGCAGGCATGTTCAGCAATGCAGAACTGGCAAGAGCCACCAACGGAAATTTAGAGATGCATGGGTTAACTGCCTGCGCAGTTGTATTGAAAGAAAAATAA
- a CDS encoding tetratricopeptide repeat-containing sensor histidine kinase, with translation MITTYKKVFLFFCFLFFVTIHCLAQDSCYNCKLDSLEVALKTAKTIDKKIELITLLADLKLNSFGSGADSTVFQYIEALIEFSKSQKIKDIDSYKVLLEGLHFYTKKDFLNAQTAFIKSVELFDKTHKQIVSLLTVLRLTYNALGNQEDRYKLYTDKLQYYLVNGPAGNVAACYHSLAGYYLYKADYNLAISDYLKASDMYKDFNERASRNILNVVANTYKDWGNYEKATTYFNTIVPKAKLANDSTGIIFMYINLSSMNRLQSNYAQSLVFADSALLYDSHKITGYTAEAYVEKAGALTGLNRLDEALHYLDLAKKVVDSFHLKIFAAYGSLESDYGYYQYYLALEKYDVAVTYLLEAYKKSVEEKSNRLQLKYLKELSIFYGLHNQPALAFNYTKKFYDLTDSLDSENSAFKIAQYENEKKELQQNDSLNVLKQQGAIQAAVIKKNNAMLWGSLIAIILISGSLFFVYRQYHLNKKTLLSLRKTQRQLIIAEKMASLGELTAGIAHEIQNPLNFVNNFSEVNTELIEDLKSERSKQKSERDEQLEDELLNDIAENENKITHHGKRADAIVKGMLQHSRSGSGAKEQTNINALADEYFRLSYHGLRAKDNLFNAAMKTDFDETIGDINIIPQDIGRVLLNLYNNAFYAVNDKKKQAGNNFGPIVSVSTKKLGDKVEIKVSDNGNGIPQKIVDKIFQPFFTTKPTGQGTGLGLSLSYDIIKAHGGEIKVGSKEGEGTTFTIQLTAN, from the coding sequence ATGATTACTACCTACAAAAAAGTATTCTTGTTCTTTTGTTTCCTGTTTTTCGTAACCATCCATTGCCTTGCGCAGGACAGTTGCTACAACTGTAAATTAGATTCGCTGGAAGTTGCACTAAAAACTGCAAAAACAATTGACAAAAAAATTGAGTTAATCACACTGCTGGCTGATCTCAAGCTGAATTCTTTTGGTTCCGGAGCAGATTCTACAGTATTTCAATATATAGAAGCACTTATAGAATTTAGCAAGTCTCAAAAAATAAAAGACATTGATTCATATAAGGTCTTGCTGGAAGGGCTTCATTTCTACACAAAAAAAGATTTTTTAAATGCGCAGACTGCTTTTATAAAATCGGTTGAATTGTTTGATAAAACACATAAGCAAATTGTTTCGCTGCTTACAGTTTTGCGTTTAACTTACAATGCACTGGGCAACCAGGAAGATCGGTATAAACTTTATACTGATAAACTACAATATTATTTAGTGAATGGTCCTGCCGGAAATGTTGCGGCATGTTACCACAGCCTGGCTGGTTATTACCTGTATAAAGCCGATTACAACCTTGCTATTTCTGACTACCTGAAGGCTTCAGACATGTATAAAGACTTTAATGAACGAGCCTCCAGAAATATATTAAATGTAGTGGCAAATACTTATAAGGACTGGGGTAATTATGAAAAAGCTACAACATATTTCAACACAATTGTTCCCAAGGCTAAATTAGCAAACGACAGTACCGGTATTATTTTCATGTATATTAACCTTTCTTCCATGAATCGCCTGCAAAGCAACTATGCGCAATCATTGGTCTTTGCTGATAGTGCATTGCTATATGACTCACATAAAATAACAGGTTATACAGCAGAAGCGTATGTAGAAAAAGCCGGGGCATTAACGGGTCTGAATCGATTAGATGAAGCATTGCATTATCTTGATCTTGCAAAAAAGGTGGTTGATTCATTTCACCTGAAAATATTCGCCGCATACGGATCGCTGGAAAGTGATTATGGGTATTATCAATATTATTTAGCCCTAGAAAAATATGATGTTGCTGTTACTTACCTTTTGGAAGCATATAAAAAATCTGTAGAAGAAAAATCTAACAGGTTGCAATTAAAGTATCTGAAAGAATTGTCTATATTTTATGGATTACATAACCAGCCAGCACTTGCATTTAACTACACAAAAAAGTTTTATGATCTCACAGATTCCTTAGACAGTGAAAACAGCGCATTTAAAATTGCTCAATACGAGAATGAAAAAAAGGAATTACAACAAAATGATAGCCTTAATGTATTAAAGCAGCAAGGCGCCATACAGGCTGCTGTTATCAAAAAAAATAATGCAATGTTGTGGGGCTCATTGATCGCCATCATACTCATAAGCGGGTCATTATTCTTTGTGTACAGGCAATATCATTTAAATAAAAAGACCTTGCTTTCTCTGCGTAAAACACAAAGGCAATTAATTATTGCTGAAAAGATGGCTTCACTTGGAGAGCTTACCGCAGGCATTGCACATGAGATACAGAATCCGTTAAACTTTGTGAATAATTTCTCTGAGGTAAATACAGAGTTGATTGAAGATTTAAAAAGTGAAAGATCAAAACAGAAAAGTGAAAGGGATGAACAACTGGAAGATGAGCTGTTAAATGATATTGCAGAAAATGAAAATAAGATCACGCATCATGGCAAGCGTGCAGATGCAATTGTAAAAGGCATGCTGCAACACAGCCGTAGCGGTAGTGGTGCAAAAGAACAAACAAATATCAATGCTTTGGCAGATGAATATTTTCGCCTGAGTTATCATGGCCTGCGTGCAAAAGACAATTTATTTAATGCCGCTATGAAAACAGATTTTGATGAAACGATCGGCGACATCAATATTATTCCGCAGGATATTGGGAGAGTTTTGTTGAATCTGTATAACAACGCTTTTTATGCCGTGAATGACAAGAAAAAACAAGCTGGTAATAATTTCGGGCCGATCGTTTCAGTAAGTACAAAAAAACTTGGTGATAAAGTTGAAATAAAAGTAAGCGATAATGGCAATGGTATTCCTCAAAAAATAGTTGATAAGATTTTTCAGCCATTCTTTACAACAAAACCTACAGGGCAGGGAACAGGATTAGG